A region of Gadus morhua chromosome 18, gadMor3.0, whole genome shotgun sequence DNA encodes the following proteins:
- the LOC115531061 gene encoding CD59 glycoprotein: protein MKTLAVVLVLALAFGFGEALRCNRCINRGCSNRVETCSGPNDVCASVIFLPPAPINFFRRCMTASDCQLLSSLPSLVKARCCGTDLCN from the exons atgaAGACTTTAGCGGTTGTTCTGGTGCTTGCGTTGGCCTTCGGCTTCG GAGAAGCTCTGAGGTGCAACCGGTGTATCAATAGAGGCTGTTCCAACAGGGTTGAGACGTGCAGCGGACCCAACGACGTCTGCGCAAGTGTGATCTTCCTACCTCCCGCCC CCATCAATTTCTTCAGACGTTGCATGACGGCGTCCGACTGCCAACTGTTGAGTTCTCTGCCCAGCCTTGTGAAGGCCAGATGCTGTGGGACAGACCTCTGCAACTAA